The Methylomonas rhizoryzae genome includes the window CATTTACCGCAGCAGCCGCAGGTGGGGCTGCGGTATACCGTCATTTCCGTGACGGTTTCGTCGCTGTAGGCCGTTTGGGCGAGACCGGCAGCGCCCAGTAAGACGATTAATTGGCTTAGCCGCTTCATAGTTGCTTCCCCCGTGGTTGGTTTAGCCGCGTATTGTACGCCGCAGGTTCAGCGTTTGCACGGCAGCTATTCGCCGCTCAAGGTCAATACCAGCGAGCGGCTGCCGCCTCGGTTGCGGTATTCGCATAAATAAATGCCTTGCCAGATTCCCACATTCAAACGGCCGTTACTGATGGGCAGACTGAGGCTGCAGCCGAGCAGGCTGCTTTTCAGGTGTGCCGGCATGTCGTCCGAACCCTCGTCATCGTGCAAATAATAGGGCTGGTTTTCCGGCACCGCTTGGTTGAAATAACTTTCGAAGTCTTGACGTACGCTGGGGTCAGCGTTTTCGTTGATGGTCAATCCGGCCGAAGTGTGTTGAATAAACACATGCAACAAACCGACGTTAAGCGATTTAAGCTCGGGTAGATGGGACAGAATCTCCTCGGTGACCAGATGAAAGCCGCGGTTTCTGGGGTTTAGGCGTATTTGTTTCTGTATCCACATGGTAATAGGTAAAAGGAGTGGGGCAATCGTAAAGGATGCGCCACTGTAGCTTATTCGCTGGGGATGGAAAACCCGGCTGCTGCCTAGCCGGATGGCTTAAGGGCGGCCTAAAACCACTTGGAACCAAGCAGGCATGCTGCCCCATTCGCGCGAAGTGGGTCTTGGCCTGATCCGCATGCCGTACTTGACCGCCGGCAACAGGCAGCAACCTCTAGGGTTGTTGGTGTTTTGCCGCCACTACAATATTAATCGTCTCAAAAGTTTTCGCGCAGCACTTACCTAAAATCCATGGCATAGGCAGTATCCGTTAACCGGAAAAAGCTTCTGACCAGATCGATTTTTTGTTGAATGGCTTGCATTGTCGCGAAGATGACGGCTTCCATTTCTTGTTTGTTTCTAATGCTTCGTTTGCCTGCTTCAGCCTTGGCATGGTTCCAGACTTGTTCATCAGGATTCAACTCAGGCGAATAGGGCGGCAGAAAGGCCATCATGATTTGGCCCGCTTGTGTCTCCAAAAAGGCGCTGACTTTTTTGCTGTGGTGATATTTTGCGTTGTCGGCAATGATAAATACCGGGCAACCCGCGTCGTGACGTAGTTTCTGCAGGAAGGCAATGAAGGTGTCGGCGTTCATGGTGCCCTCAATGACGTCAAAATGGAGGTCGCCGCGAGCAGAAACAGCACTGATTAGCTTGAAGCCAAATCGCCCACCACTATTCCTGACAACCGGTGTTTCACCGATCTTGCCCCAGGTCGTACCTCGATGGGCATCGCTGCGAAAACTCGCTTCATCGACGAAATAAAGGCGTGCTCCATATCTTTTCGCTTCCGACACAGCTTCAGGGTAGGTTTTAGCAAGGTAAGCCTTCACTTTATCGGGGTCTTGCTTGTAAGCTTTGTACAGCGGACGTTGAGGGCTTAGGCCTAAGTGCCCCAGCAGGCGGCAAACCCCACTTTTCGACAGCCGTAGTCCCCGTTCTGTCTCCAGCAGCGCACGGATCGTGTTGGCTGTCCACAAGCAAAATGGCAACTTGTAATTTAAGGGGTTGCCCATGGTCACCGCGTCATAAAGCCATTTCAGGTCATCCGCTGTAACTTTCTTGGGGCGACCCTGCCGACTTTTTTCGGCCAATGCCGACCAGCCGCCCTGACGGTAGCGGGCCAACCACTCAAATACCGTTCGTTTCGGGATATTGAAGACACGCGCCACAAGTGTGATGGGCTCTTTCCGCACTACTACGGCTTCGACGACTTCTTTGCGCTTTTGGCTTCGTTTTTCTGCTCTCTCCATGCCGCCATTTTAACATGCTGCATGCGAGAACTTATGGGACGGTTAATAACAAAAGGACTAAATGATTAACCGGGCCTATCGGCCACGGTTTTCTCCAGCATTTCCAGGCTTAGTCCTTCGACTTTTGCGCGCCACAATTGCGGTTGCACGGGAAAGGGTTTGAAGGTTCCGGTGGCCCTGTAACCGCGCCGACGGTAGTAATCGATCAATTCGCTACGACACGGAATGACGAACATTAAAAAGCGTTGCAGCGGCCAAAGGTTTTGGGCTTGCGTTTCGGCGGCATGCAGCAGCCGTTTGCCGATGCCGCCGCCCTGTAACGGCGGACTGACGGCCAGCATGCCGATATGCACGTCGGCATCGACCCTTTGCAAATGCACGGAACCGACCGCGACGGCGCCGGCTTTACAGGCTATCAGCAAGGAGTCGGTTCGCTTCAGCAGACCGGACAATTCCGCGGCGTCGGTGCGCTTCCCGTCCAACAGATCGGCTTCGGTAGTCCAACCCGCGCGGCTGGATTCGCCGCGATAAGCCGAATTAATCAATTCCACCAAAGCCGGCACGTCGTCGAGGCAAGCCGGCGCGAACTGCAAATCGAAATCCACGAAGCCGACGGCTTTAACGGTCGGACGACTTGATGGTATGTTCCAACTCTTCGCGGCTCAGGTGGCGAACGTCTTTGCCCTTCACCATGTAGATCACGTGCTCGCACACGTTGCAGGAATGGTCGCCGATACGCTCCAGCGCACGGGCTGTCCACAGCATGTCTAGCGCGCGCGTGATGTTGCGCGGGTCTTCCATCATCTGGGTGATGAGCTGGCGGGTGATGCTGGTATATTCCCGGTCCACCTTGCTGTCTTGCGCGGTGATGGCGATCACTTCCTCGGTATCGGTACGGGCATAGGCGTCCAGGGCGCCGTTCAGCATTTCCTTGACCAATTCCAGCAAATGTTCGATTTCGTAATATTTATCCTGATAATAATCGCCGCTTTCCAGACGCATGGTCATTTTGGCGATACGGGCCGCTTCGTCGCCTATCCGCTCCAGATCGGTAATGATCTTGATCGTGGCGATCAGCATGCGCAGGTCGAATGCGGCCGGCTGGCGTTTGGCCATGATTTCGGTGCATTCGTGATCGATGTCTTTTTCCAGCGCATTGACCAATTGGTCTTGCTGTATGACTTTCTCGGCGCTTTCCATGTCGTAACTCATGAAGGCGTTGGTCGCCAAATCCACTTGTTGTTCGACCAAGCCGCCCATGGTCAACACTTTGTTGCGGATGTCTTCCATTTCCTTGTTGAACTGACGGGAAATGTGTTGGTTGATGATGGTGTTATCCATGTTGGCGTGCTCCTAGCCGTAACGGCCGGTGATGTAGTCTTCTGTTTGTTTTTTAGCCGGATTGGTGAACAATTCGCTGGTTTCGCCGAATTCGATCAACTCTCCCATATACATGAAGGCGGTGTAGTCGGACACCCGCGCCGCTTGTTGCATGTTATGGGTGACGATGACGATAGTGTATTTTTCTTTTAATTCGTCGATCAACTCCTCGATTTTCAAGGTCGAAATCGGGTCCAAAGCCGAAGCCGGCTCGTCCAGCAAAATCACTTCCGGTTCTATCGCTATCGCCCGGGCGATGACCAGACGTTGCTGCTGACCGCCGGACATGCCCAAGGCGTTGTCGTTCAAGCGGTTTTTCACCTCGTCCCACAACGCCGCGCCGCGCAGGGATTTTTCGACGATTTCATCCAACACCCGCCGGTCGTTGACGCCTTGGATACGCAAGCCGTAGGCGACGTTTTCGTAAATGGTCTTGGGGAAGGGGTTAGGCTTTTGAAACACCATGCCCACTCGGCGCCGCAGGGCGGCGACGTTGATGTTTTTATCGTAAATGTCTTCGCCGTCCAGCAGGATCTTGCCTTCTATCCGCACGCCGTCGACCAGGTCGTTCATGCGATTGATGCAGCGCAACAAGGTGGATTTACCGCAACCGCTGGGACCGATGTAGGCGGTCACTTTCTTGCGCGGCATGGTCATGGTGACCTTGTGCAAGGCTTGTTTGCTGCCGTAAAACAGATTCAGGTTCTCCACGCTGATGCAAGGGTCGAACGAATCTTTGCTGTCTTTATCCGCCCGGTTCAGCGCACTGATATCGATGGCGTGGGTTTTTCTTACTTCAGTTGTCATGTGATTAATCCGAACCTATCGTGTTGATTACGAACTTAGTTTTCCAATGCGCGGTATTTCTCGCGAAGGTTGTTGCGGATGGCGATGGCGAACATGTTCAAGCCGACGATCACCATCACCAACAACAAGGACGTGGCGTATACCAAGGGTCTGGCGGCTTCGACGTTGGGACTTTGAAAGCCCACGTCGTAAATGTGAAATCCGAGGTGCATGAATTTTCTGTCCAAATGCAAATACGGGAAGTTGCCGTCCAACGGCAGGGTGGGGGCCAGTTTCACGACGCCGACCAGCATCAGCGGCGCTACTTCGCCGGCCGCGCGGGCCACTGCCAAAATCAGACCGGTCATAATCGCAGGGCTGGCCATGGGCAACACGGTGCGCCATAAGGTTTCCGCTTTGGTCGCCCCCAACGCCAAACTGCCTTCCCTGATGGATTTGGGAATGCGCGACAAGCCTTCTTCGGTGGCCACGATCACGACCGGCAAAGTCAACAATGCCAGGGTCAAAGAGGCCCACAGCAAGCCCGGCGTGCCGAACACCGGAGCCGGCGCGGCTTCCGGAAAAAACACTTTGTCTATGCTGCCGCCGATGATGTATACGAAAAATCCCAAACCGAACACCCCGTACACGATGGACGGTACGCCGGCCAAATTGTTGACGGCGATGCGAATGATGCGGGTGATAAAACCTTGTTTGGCGTATTCGCGCATGTACACGGCCGCGATCACCCCGAACGGTGTGACCACGACGGCCATCAACATCACCATCAACACGGTACCGAATATGGCCGGGAAAATGCCGCCTTCGGTGTTGGCTTCGCGCGGTTCGTCGCTGACGAAGGTGCCGAAATTGGCAATGTATTCGACTGCCTTGTCCCACACGTTCATCGCGTTGGGCCGGGTCAGCTTGACGACCCGCTCCAACGGAATGTTGATTTGCCGACCGCCGGCCTCGGCGACCACCAAGATGCAGCACTTCATCTCTTGGTTGAGCTGAGAAATGTTTTGTTGCAAGGTTTTGTATTCTTGCTCGTATGCCACTTTGCGGGCGGCAAACTCGGCGCGCTTGGCCTCGTTCCATTGGCCTTTCAATTCCAGTCCCCGCTGTTTCAGGCGCAAGCGTTCCAGGTTGTAGTTGATGGCGCCGATGTCCTTGTCCTGCAATTTGTCGATTTTGGCAAATAGCTTCAGCACCTGGGCCAACTTTTCTTGCGCGACTGGCCAAGCGTGTTCGCCTTCGGCGATGACTGCCCGGTTTTGCTTGACCGCGATCAACCGCCCGTAAAAATTGCCCCATTCGCGGCGCTCGACGGTAATCAAATCTTCCGGGGTGGTTTTTTGCACAATGTATTGATCTTGAATCCAGCGAAAGTCGCTACCTAAAATATCGCGATTGCCGGTCTTGACCAAAAATTGCTTTAGATACTCGGCGCCGTTAAGCACCTCGTGGCCGGCCGCTCGCGCTTGCGCTTCCGGCAACAGGGATTGCTCGACTTCTTCGCCGATGATCACCGTTTCTTGGGCCTGTCGATCTTGGTAACGGTATTCGACGATGTCGGACGGCCAAAAATGGCCCAAGCCGCGTAGCGCAATCAACAACAGCAAACCGATTACCAGGATCAGGTTGATACTTACCGCGCCGGCCGTCATCCAAATCCACGGCGAACCGCTTTTAAACCATGCCTTAATCATAACGAACTATATTTTTGTCTCAGATTTTGCCGGATCAACTCAGCCAACGAGTTGACGATGAAGGTAAACATGAACAACACCAGCGCGGCCAGGAACAATACCCGGTAGTGGGTACTGTTGACTTCCGATTCCGGCATTTCCACCGCAATGTTGGCCGACAAGGTGCGTAAACCTTGAAATATGCTGAAATCCATTACCGGGGTGTTGCCGGTGGCCATTAACACGATCATGGTTTCCCCGACCGCCCGGCCCAGGCCTATCATTACCGCGGAAAAAATACCGGGGCTGGCGGTCAGTATCACCACTTTGGCCAGGGTTTGCCAAGGCGTGGCGCCCAGGGCGAGAGAGCCTGTGGTCAAATGCTTGGGAACGCTGAAAATGGCGTCCTCGGCAATCGAAAATACCATAGGGATTACCGCAAAACCCATCGCCAAACCGACTACCAAGGTATTGCGCTGGTCGTAGCCTATGCCCCAGGCTTCGCGCAGCCAGGTGCGCAAATCGCCGTTGAAGAACAAGGCCTCGATGCCGGGACTGACGGCAAACGCCAGCCAGCCGCAGATCAAAATCACCGGCATCAACAGAAAAGCGTCCCAACCGTCCGGCACCAGATCACGTACAGGTTTAGGCGCGAATTGCCAGACGAACGCGAACGCCATGACCCCGGTAGGCACGATCAGCAACATCGCAAAAATGCCGGTCAAATGCATTTCCACGAACGGCGCCAACCACAGGCCGGCTAGAAAGCCCAAAATCACGGTCGGCAGCGCCCCCATGATTTCCACGCCCGGCTTGACGTATTGGCGAATTTCCGGGGCCATGAAATAGCCGGTGTAAATCGCGCCGAACAAGGCTAGGGGAATAGCCACCAGCATGGCGTAAAACGAGGCTTTGAGGGTGCCGAACACCAACGGGGTCAAGCTCATTTTCGGCTCGAAATCGTTGCTGGCGGCCGAAGACTGCCATACGTAGGCCGGTTCCGGATAACTTTCGTACCAAACCTTGCCCCACAAAGAGGTCCAGGATACTTCCGGATGTTCGTTTTCGATGCGCCAGTGATGCAATTTACCGGCGGCGTCCTGCAACAGCAGCGCGTTAGCCCGGGGCGACAGGGCCAAAGCCAAGGGTTTGCCGTTCGAGACTTTCTCCCGAATCAATTTGCGTTCCGCCGTGGCGTTGTACACCCCTAATTCGCCGTTGGCGTCCACCGCCAACATGCCTTTGCGGCGTTGTTCCGCATTAAGCAACAACACCGGCGCATCCGCCAGCTTGAAAGCCCTGAGTTGCTGCACGCTGAAGTGATTTTGTTTGTCGCGCACCAGCGACCATTGTCCGAAGGTGCCGCTGCTGTCACCGATCAACAGGGAAATATCGCCGTTCAAAAACGTCATGTTGGTGATTTGCGCGCCTTGTCGCATCACGTTCAGCTTGTGCCGGATCACCGGTTCGGTTTTATTGCTGACGTCGAGCACGGTTAGATCGCCGTTGTGGTTGGATAAATAGAGTGTGCGCAGTTCTTTATCCAACAACATGAAATCCACGTCGCCTATGCTTGCGGTATCCAATACGGCTTCGCTACGCTCCAGTTCCACCTCGTCGTCGAACATGGACTCCTTTTTTTCCAAGCTGGTCAGGATCAAACGGCCGTCGGCGGTTTTGGCCAGCAAGCTACTGGCCGCGTCGCCCAATTTAACGGCGACTTGTTGAACGGCTTGCCCTTGTTTGTCCAGCACGATCGCGTCTTTGCCCAAGGGGTAACTGATTTGCGGGGTAATCACCCGTTTGTTGTCGGGATAGGTCAATTTGTAGTCCACTTTGGCGACCACGGCCCGGCCGTCGGAAAGCCCGTAAGCCAGAACGCCTTTCGGTAAGTCCCCGAAGGCCCAGCTGCTGATCGTGACGCCTTGCGGTATCGGTAGATCCTCCACCCGGAGAGGGGAACCGTCATCGACTCTAAAGAACACCGCTTTGCCGGTATCGGTAAAGCGTACCGCGATTTCGTTTTGCTCCTCCATCGCCAGCAATGCCGTCGATCCGGCCGCTGGCTCGGGTACGCCGTATTCGCTTACCGCCTGGGCATGGGCCGGCAGCAACAGCGGAAATACCACGTACAGCAAGTAAAAAAAGATCAACACGATAGCGAAGATAATGCTCAAGCCGCCGAAAACCACGGCTTGGGCCACAATCTTGTCCTTCAATAGCCGCCAGCGTTGATAAGCATCGTTAGACGACAACTGTAACAAGGTCGCTTTAGCAGGTGTAAATTGAGGTTCGGGCATAACTGATTCGAGGTAGTGATTTGTGGCATCCCTTAGCGCGTTAGAAGCTGTCGTAAAAAAACCGATCTCGGCTAAATCAGACTCTCCGTTAGAGACTTGATCGACCAAGCCGCCCTCTGCTCTGACAAGCGCTTGGCGGGTGTTTGCCTATTACAACGGCCTCCTTTAAGCCAGGAGGTTAAGGAAACGCGGTCTTAAGCGCGCATCTCCAAAGTGCAGAGCATGGTTAACGTCAACGCCGGTATTGTTGACCTTTTACGCCAAACCTTGCTTGTCGCAACATTCAACGCGTCCTTGACTATAAAAAAGCCGACAAATCACCGCGGTAATTTATCGGCTTTGAAGTTGACGGATCATCAGCGTAATGTTCATTGCCGAATAATCCCGAATATCCTGTAAGCGTCCTTGCCGGCGAATTCCTTGTATGCTTCGTCCGTGGCGGATGAACCTATTCGATCAGCGTCAAGGCTTTTTCAACCGCTTTGGCGGGCAGCGGAATGTAACCGTCTTTCACCACCACTTG containing:
- a CDS encoding GNAT family N-acetyltransferase encodes the protein MDFDLQFAPACLDDVPALVELINSAYRGESSRAGWTTEADLLDGKRTDAAELSGLLKRTDSLLIACKAGAVAVGSVHLQRVDADVHIGMLAVSPPLQGGGIGKRLLHAAETQAQNLWPLQRFLMFVIPCRSELIDYYRRRGYRATGTFKPFPVQPQLWRAKVEGLSLEMLEKTVADRPG
- a CDS encoding ABC transporter permease subunit: MPEPQFTPAKATLLQLSSNDAYQRWRLLKDKIVAQAVVFGGLSIIFAIVLIFFYLLYVVFPLLLPAHAQAVSEYGVPEPAAGSTALLAMEEQNEIAVRFTDTGKAVFFRVDDGSPLRVEDLPIPQGVTISSWAFGDLPKGVLAYGLSDGRAVVAKVDYKLTYPDNKRVITPQISYPLGKDAIVLDKQGQAVQQVAVKLGDAASSLLAKTADGRLILTSLEKKESMFDDEVELERSEAVLDTASIGDVDFMLLDKELRTLYLSNHNGDLTVLDVSNKTEPVIRHKLNVMRQGAQITNMTFLNGDISLLIGDSSGTFGQWSLVRDKQNHFSVQQLRAFKLADAPVLLLNAEQRRKGMLAVDANGELGVYNATAERKLIREKVSNGKPLALALSPRANALLLQDAAGKLHHWRIENEHPEVSWTSLWGKVWYESYPEPAYVWQSSAASNDFEPKMSLTPLVFGTLKASFYAMLVAIPLALFGAIYTGYFMAPEIRQYVKPGVEIMGALPTVILGFLAGLWLAPFVEMHLTGIFAMLLIVPTGVMAFAFVWQFAPKPVRDLVPDGWDAFLLMPVILICGWLAFAVSPGIEALFFNGDLRTWLREAWGIGYDQRNTLVVGLAMGFAVIPMVFSIAEDAIFSVPKHLTTGSLALGATPWQTLAKVVILTASPGIFSAVMIGLGRAVGETMIVLMATGNTPVMDFSIFQGLRTLSANIAVEMPESEVNSTHYRVLFLAALVLFMFTFIVNSLAELIRQNLRQKYSSL
- a CDS encoding IS630 family transposase, whose translation is MERAEKRSQKRKEVVEAVVVRKEPITLVARVFNIPKRTVFEWLARYRQGGWSALAEKSRQGRPKKVTADDLKWLYDAVTMGNPLNYKLPFCLWTANTIRALLETERGLRLSKSGVCRLLGHLGLSPQRPLYKAYKQDPDKVKAYLAKTYPEAVSEAKRYGARLYFVDEASFRSDAHRGTTWGKIGETPVVRNSGGRFGFKLISAVSARGDLHFDVIEGTMNADTFIAFLQKLRHDAGCPVFIIADNAKYHHSKKVSAFLETQAGQIMMAFLPPYSPELNPDEQVWNHAKAEAGKRSIRNKQEMEAVIFATMQAIQQKIDLVRSFFRLTDTAYAMDFR
- the pstB gene encoding phosphate ABC transporter ATP-binding protein PstB — its product is MTTEVRKTHAIDISALNRADKDSKDSFDPCISVENLNLFYGSKQALHKVTMTMPRKKVTAYIGPSGCGKSTLLRCINRMNDLVDGVRIEGKILLDGEDIYDKNINVAALRRRVGMVFQKPNPFPKTIYENVAYGLRIQGVNDRRVLDEIVEKSLRGAALWDEVKNRLNDNALGMSGGQQQRLVIARAIAIEPEVILLDEPASALDPISTLKIEELIDELKEKYTIVIVTHNMQQAARVSDYTAFMYMGELIEFGETSELFTNPAKKQTEDYITGRYG
- the pstA gene encoding phosphate ABC transporter permease PstA, with the translated sequence MIKAWFKSGSPWIWMTAGAVSINLILVIGLLLLIALRGLGHFWPSDIVEYRYQDRQAQETVIIGEEVEQSLLPEAQARAAGHEVLNGAEYLKQFLVKTGNRDILGSDFRWIQDQYIVQKTTPEDLITVERREWGNFYGRLIAVKQNRAVIAEGEHAWPVAQEKLAQVLKLFAKIDKLQDKDIGAINYNLERLRLKQRGLELKGQWNEAKRAEFAARKVAYEQEYKTLQQNISQLNQEMKCCILVVAEAGGRQINIPLERVVKLTRPNAMNVWDKAVEYIANFGTFVSDEPREANTEGGIFPAIFGTVLMVMLMAVVVTPFGVIAAVYMREYAKQGFITRIIRIAVNNLAGVPSIVYGVFGLGFFVYIIGGSIDKVFFPEAAPAPVFGTPGLLWASLTLALLTLPVVIVATEEGLSRIPKSIREGSLALGATKAETLWRTVLPMASPAIMTGLILAVARAAGEVAPLMLVGVVKLAPTLPLDGNFPYLHLDRKFMHLGFHIYDVGFQSPNVEAARPLVYATSLLLVMVIVGLNMFAIAIRNNLREKYRALEN
- the phoU gene encoding phosphate signaling complex protein PhoU, yielding MDNTIINQHISRQFNKEMEDIRNKVLTMGGLVEQQVDLATNAFMSYDMESAEKVIQQDQLVNALEKDIDHECTEIMAKRQPAAFDLRMLIATIKIITDLERIGDEAARIAKMTMRLESGDYYQDKYYEIEHLLELVKEMLNGALDAYARTDTEEVIAITAQDSKVDREYTSITRQLITQMMEDPRNITRALDMLWTARALERIGDHSCNVCEHVIYMVKGKDVRHLSREELEHTIKSSDR
- a CDS encoding secondary thiamine-phosphate synthase enzyme YjbQ, which translates into the protein MWIQKQIRLNPRNRGFHLVTEEILSHLPELKSLNVGLLHVFIQHTSAGLTINENADPSVRQDFESYFNQAVPENQPYYLHDDEGSDDMPAHLKSSLLGCSLSLPISNGRLNVGIWQGIYLCEYRNRGGSRSLVLTLSGE